One window of the Carnobacterium maltaromaticum DSM 20342 genome contains the following:
- a CDS encoding WxL domain-containing protein yields the protein MNKRKLAHLIGVTVLICSVLIPSVIDFSREQKTASATGNPTEVAIEAVEESETEIAKQPNFHFIETQINEEIHRVVKIQIESDMPVTEVAVQLPSEAKVQDALLLEGQSYQANEEGQTILSQTMETKSLELPVVFDTAGEYQVSIVSNDESTVSATINITAGETSIVTEEPLESETDASSEILEVEVGIENASIPETETPLNNEEISRADENGVQDVATWVEFIRAFVDPTVTIINVIDDFATPSNPRLDLTTVTTGDTGNFTGGLSGVYLSVPNISRSLVIEGNNHQIDFKAVALCFLDTTANVNSPWDVELKDLEIYHGNYYGPVTFFNLSTNNQRLSTITYNNITNIGNQLIHSPMSHVQIKGVTSSIQQENYTSNFGAWRIYGTNQTNIFVSKMTMLKDSELVLATIGAGNIDLGYDSNGELLLEDGSKITATANGTSGEANGVNILIRSGSVTAGENSKISLVPQLNSSAISLLAIGASLNIGKNANVEIQSNGRSTNINNNNTNIIWLGAGSLVQIDEGGRLAIDAINQGSTVSNVIHASGSAATLIVGKDSVLDIKSDSISQNQHLIKFALASGTFQFSDAKKINLQRTGIGGTGSNSGLISMGGSTGVLDVDVQSVKQWSNGNLSEEADYNWTPIFNLHVGFTGTVMRLDSVSSISQETVDSFRANFTTQNVQRILFEKIPDVNVTINELSEDKTLEISHVITGIANPGSVIRFTGDAAIPTGTIPSPDMNSIETYHVQADVNGEYRYELPADSYFTVGNTVTAYAFLEGKSDTDSTVVQERLAPPNPLDPLNPDLEVDPENKPNLPEEQGQLSIDFISQFNFGTQSISTQDKTYYVNSQRLLNEDGTVNNTEERPNFVQVSDRRPSNQRGGWELSLSQESQFSTSGGKELVGAQLQLANAELISPQENSKPSFVETLQNLIPGVRQPLIIAEGDEGQGTWVYRFGDSTTGSESVKLQVPKGSNPNAESYSTTLNWELSAIPGN from the coding sequence ATGAATAAAAGAAAATTAGCTCATTTAATTGGAGTAACAGTTTTGATTTGTTCAGTATTGATACCTTCAGTCATTGACTTTTCTAGAGAACAAAAAACTGCATCGGCAACAGGAAATCCTACTGAAGTTGCTATAGAAGCAGTAGAAGAAAGTGAAACTGAAATTGCTAAGCAACCGAATTTTCATTTCATAGAAACTCAAATTAATGAAGAAATTCATAGAGTTGTGAAAATCCAGATAGAAAGCGATATGCCTGTTACTGAAGTTGCAGTACAATTACCAAGCGAAGCAAAGGTTCAAGATGCTTTATTACTTGAAGGACAATCCTATCAAGCAAACGAAGAGGGACAAACAATCCTTAGTCAAACGATGGAAACCAAAAGTCTTGAGTTACCAGTAGTATTTGACACGGCTGGTGAATATCAAGTATCAATCGTATCTAATGATGAGAGCACAGTATCTGCTACAATTAATATAACAGCAGGTGAAACTTCAATTGTGACAGAAGAACCGTTAGAAAGTGAAACAGATGCTTCTTCAGAAATATTGGAAGTTGAAGTAGGTATTGAAAATGCAAGTATTCCTGAAACAGAGACACCTTTAAATAACGAGGAAATTAGCAGAGCTGATGAAAATGGTGTACAAGATGTTGCAACTTGGGTAGAATTCATTCGAGCTTTTGTTGATCCAACCGTTACTATTATTAATGTTATAGATGATTTTGCAACACCTAGTAATCCTCGTTTAGATTTGACAACTGTCACGACTGGGGATACCGGAAATTTCACTGGTGGATTATCAGGAGTGTATTTAAGTGTCCCAAATATTTCCCGTAGTCTTGTTATAGAAGGAAATAATCACCAGATTGATTTTAAAGCTGTAGCTCTTTGTTTCCTTGATACCACAGCAAATGTTAATTCACCATGGGATGTAGAATTAAAGGACTTAGAAATATATCATGGAAACTATTATGGTCCAGTAACATTTTTTAACTTAAGTACCAACAACCAACGTTTATCAACAATTACGTATAATAATATTACAAATATTGGAAATCAATTGATTCATTCACCAATGAGTCATGTACAAATCAAAGGCGTTACTAGTAGTATTCAACAAGAAAATTATACCTCTAATTTTGGTGCTTGGAGAATTTATGGAACCAACCAAACGAATATTTTTGTTTCTAAAATGACAATGCTAAAAGATAGTGAATTAGTCTTAGCTACAATTGGCGCTGGAAATATTGATTTGGGATATGATTCGAATGGAGAACTATTACTTGAAGATGGCTCAAAAATAACAGCCACTGCAAATGGAACTTCAGGAGAAGCAAATGGAGTGAACATACTGATTAGATCTGGTTCAGTAACGGCTGGTGAAAACTCTAAAATTTCCCTTGTTCCGCAACTAAATTCCTCGGCTATTTCTTTGTTAGCTATAGGCGCTAGCCTCAATATTGGAAAAAATGCTAATGTAGAAATACAATCAAATGGTAGATCAACAAATATCAATAACAATAATACAAATATAATATGGTTAGGAGCTGGAAGTTTAGTACAAATAGATGAAGGTGGAAGATTGGCAATAGATGCTATAAATCAAGGGAGTACAGTTTCAAATGTTATTCATGCTTCTGGATCAGCAGCGACACTAATAGTTGGTAAAGATAGTGTTTTAGACATAAAAAGTGATAGCATCTCTCAAAATCAACACTTAATTAAGTTTGCCTTGGCTAGTGGAACCTTTCAATTTTCAGATGCAAAGAAAATTAATTTACAAAGAACTGGAATAGGTGGGACAGGATCAAACAGTGGACTGATTAGTATGGGCGGCTCTACAGGAGTATTAGATGTGGACGTCCAATCGGTAAAACAATGGAGCAATGGCAATTTGAGTGAAGAGGCAGATTATAACTGGACCCCTATTTTTAATCTACATGTTGGGTTTACAGGTACGGTAATGAGATTAGATTCAGTATCAAGTATTTCACAAGAAACAGTTGATTCTTTCAGAGCAAATTTTACAACTCAAAATGTACAACGAATTCTTTTCGAGAAAATTCCTGATGTAAATGTAACGATTAATGAATTATCTGAGGATAAAACATTAGAAATCTCACATGTCATCACAGGAATAGCGAATCCAGGTAGTGTGATTCGTTTTACTGGTGATGCAGCGATACCTACTGGAACCATTCCATCACCGGACATGAATTCAATAGAAACGTATCATGTTCAAGCAGATGTAAATGGAGAGTACCGTTATGAATTACCTGCGGATAGTTATTTTACTGTTGGAAATACAGTTACAGCTTATGCATTTTTGGAAGGGAAATCAGATACTGATAGCACCGTTGTTCAAGAAAGGTTAGCTCCGCCTAATCCTTTAGATCCACTTAACCCAGATTTGGAAGTAGATCCAGAGAATAAGCCTAATTTGCCAGAAGAACAGGGTCAACTTAGTATTGACTTTATCTCACAATTTAATTTTGGGACGCAGTCTATTTCGACACAAGATAAGACATACTATGTCAATTCTCAACGATTATTGAATGAGGATGGGACAGTAAATAACACAGAAGAGCGACCTAATTTTGTTCAAGTTAGTGATCGTCGACCAAGTAATCAACGTGGTGGATGGGAGTTATCTCTTAGCCAGGAATCTCAATTTAGCACGTCTGGTGGAAAAGAACTAGTTGGAGCACAACTTCAATTGGCAAACGCTGAATTGATTTCTCCACAGGAAAATAGTAAACCTAGTTTTGTTGAAACGCTTCAAAATCTTATACCTGGTGTGCGTCAGCCGTTAATTATAGCTGAAGGTGATGAAGGTCAAGGAACATGGGTTTATCGCTTTGGAGACAGCACTACAGGAAGTGAAAGTGTAAAACTTCAAGTTCCAAAAGGTTCAAATCCAAATGCTGAATCTTACAGTACAACTTTAAATTGGGAATTAAGTGCGATCCCTGGAAATTAA
- a CDS encoding helix-turn-helix domain-containing protein encodes MYDLTYNLLVDRVSKRKAQIFSILATSPIPLDVKFLIHQTNFSKRTISDYITEFNKERPYNMELSQNSKNEFTLKTKDPSSISLYLNAITENNPLFSIIERIYDNTFDTIESLSDHLYLSDSSVKRYLAHLKKELNQYDLNLTLTPHINIVGDEITIRYFFFRYFRYVFDNSLLPIEAHQTNSVYQTIAKLISESGFALSIDYTRVSNLISIFEQRIKNGHDVLLSENIKKLHRDSDSFARFKRAFLPNFENNPDIGLLSENELMYAYILRLDALTYENQSTFFYADYGSQLAQFEPIVSNFLTQYHLHPGLYINLKITLQAFLMNTTFLTDLAPYYQELDKELHKQIQLSYPDMLKDWLKILDTHKITFKFVNDVAVSLTLITTSFLQMSSKKDLKVLFSFSGDPASIGYYKSTALKVVPRDAEVIFLFNKELNNELLTLLSIDICIVNFRIQAPISVCKVVKLSPIPLEVEWFSLLSTLYNNEK; translated from the coding sequence ATGTATGATTTAACCTACAATCTTTTAGTTGATAGGGTGTCAAAAAGAAAAGCCCAGATATTTTCAATACTAGCCACTAGTCCAATCCCACTTGATGTTAAATTTTTAATCCATCAGACAAATTTTTCTAAACGAACTATTTCAGACTATATTACGGAATTCAATAAAGAACGCCCCTATAATATGGAGCTATCTCAAAATTCAAAAAATGAATTTACTTTGAAGACAAAAGACCCTTCGTCTATTTCATTGTATCTAAATGCCATTACAGAGAATAATCCACTTTTTTCTATTATTGAACGCATCTATGACAATACCTTCGACACTATTGAGAGCTTATCTGACCACTTATACTTGTCTGATTCTTCCGTTAAAAGGTATTTAGCGCATTTAAAAAAAGAATTAAATCAATATGATTTGAACTTAACATTGACACCGCATATCAATATAGTCGGAGATGAAATCACGATTCGTTACTTTTTCTTTCGCTACTTTAGATATGTATTTGATAATTCCTTACTCCCAATTGAAGCGCATCAAACGAATTCAGTTTATCAAACCATTGCTAAATTAATCAGTGAATCTGGTTTTGCACTAAGCATTGATTACACTCGAGTTTCCAACTTAATTTCTATTTTTGAACAACGAATAAAAAATGGCCATGATGTGCTTTTATCAGAAAACATCAAAAAGCTCCACAGAGATTCGGATAGCTTTGCACGATTCAAACGTGCTTTTCTTCCTAATTTCGAAAATAATCCAGATATCGGATTGTTGTCTGAAAATGAGTTGATGTATGCCTATATCCTTAGATTAGATGCTTTAACTTATGAAAACCAATCTACCTTTTTTTATGCTGATTATGGATCTCAACTAGCCCAATTTGAGCCAATTGTTTCTAACTTTCTGACTCAATACCATCTCCATCCAGGCTTATATATAAATTTAAAAATTACGTTACAAGCATTTTTAATGAACACAACATTTCTAACTGATCTAGCACCTTATTATCAAGAATTAGATAAAGAATTGCATAAGCAAATTCAACTTAGTTATCCTGATATGCTCAAGGACTGGCTTAAGATTCTTGATACGCACAAAATAACATTCAAATTTGTGAACGATGTAGCAGTTAGCCTAACTCTTATTACGACATCTTTTTTACAAATGTCCTCAAAAAAAGACTTAAAAGTTCTTTTTTCTTTTTCTGGTGATCCTGCCAGCATTGGATATTATAAATCAACCGCTCTTAAAGTCGTTCCACGAGATGCAGAAGTCATCTTCTTATTCAATAAAGAATTAAATAATGAACTTTTAACGCTCCTTTCTATTGATATTTGTATTGTAAATTTTCGAATTCAAGCACCTATTTCCGTTTGTAAAGTGGTGAAACTATCACCCATTCCCCTTGAAGTTGAATGGTTTTCGCTTTTATCGACCTTATATAACAATGAAAAATAA
- a CDS encoding AI-2E family transporter yields the protein MGKLKESRLFFWSIELLTLATLLYVCTKIGFLFQPFGILISTLFAPILVAGFLYYMMNPLVHLLERFKIKRSLAIILIFIVLIVLLSFLVVTIIPSLIDQVSQFAQNFPSMLKEGQNQLDLLAKRPELQNLDMQEYINDLNLSTSKLVTGVVNGFTSSVFSIIGVISSVTLVIVTVPIVLFYMFKDGDKLPNAIVRFVPKSYKQRVLDLISDINSTLASFISGQALVCLYVGTCAFIGYLVIGMPYALLLGVIAGVMDIIPYLGPWLGVAPAILIALTRSPLEALLVAVIIIVIQIGESNLVYPLVMGKSLDMHPLTIIFILLVAGNLAGLVGMIIGIPAYAVIKIILHHLYRAVDDKKGIPQLNRSEIEEI from the coding sequence ATGGGAAAACTAAAAGAATCAAGGCTCTTTTTCTGGTCAATTGAGTTGTTAACCTTGGCAACTCTGTTATATGTATGCACCAAAATTGGTTTTCTTTTTCAACCATTTGGGATTTTAATTTCAACGTTATTTGCGCCAATTTTAGTTGCTGGATTTTTATATTATATGATGAATCCACTGGTTCATTTACTAGAAAGGTTTAAAATTAAACGCTCATTAGCGATTATACTTATCTTTATTGTGTTGATTGTTTTGCTGTCATTTTTGGTCGTCACAATTATTCCTAGTTTAATTGATCAAGTCTCACAATTTGCTCAAAATTTTCCTAGTATGTTAAAAGAAGGGCAAAATCAATTGGATTTACTCGCTAAACGTCCAGAATTACAAAACCTTGATATGCAAGAGTACATTAATGATTTAAATTTATCGACCTCAAAATTAGTTACTGGAGTAGTGAATGGCTTTACTAGTAGCGTATTTTCAATCATAGGGGTTATCTCAAGTGTAACCTTAGTGATTGTTACGGTTCCGATTGTTTTGTTTTATATGTTTAAAGATGGCGATAAATTACCAAATGCGATTGTCCGTTTTGTTCCAAAAAGTTATAAACAAAGAGTCTTGGATTTGATTTCTGATATTAATTCGACTCTAGCTTCTTTTATTAGTGGTCAAGCACTTGTCTGTTTATATGTAGGAACCTGCGCTTTTATTGGTTATTTAGTGATTGGCATGCCTTATGCACTACTTTTAGGTGTGATTGCTGGGGTGATGGATATTATCCCTTATCTAGGGCCTTGGTTAGGTGTTGCACCAGCTATTTTGATTGCGTTAACTCGTTCTCCTTTAGAGGCTCTTTTGGTGGCTGTGATTATTATTGTCATTCAAATCGGTGAATCTAATTTAGTTTATCCACTAGTGATGGGGAAATCATTAGACATGCATCCGTTAACGATTATTTTTATCTTGCTAGTGGCAGGTAATTTAGCTGGTTTAGTTGGAATGATTATTGGAATACCAGCTTATGCTGTGATAAAAATTATTTTACATCATCTTTATCGAGCTGTGGATGATAAAAAAGGCATCCCGCAATTAAATCGCTCTGAAATTGAAGAAATATAA
- a CDS encoding 5-methyltetrahydropteroyltriglutamate--homocysteine S-methyltransferase, whose translation MTNLTEEKNLVRTIPPFRADHVGSFLRPQRLKEARKAFSNQEITQTELRAIENAEIIQLVEQQKATGIQSITDGELRRSWWHIDFLEQLTGIEGYESETSYDFNGVKVRPYNIRVVGKVDFNPNHSFLEDFKFLKEAVGSEGTAKQTIPSPNMLIHDGIRNESIYPNIDDYFSDLAKTYQKAIQAFYDVGCRYLQIDDTHWALLAAENKKELFEKNGVDPIELAKRCAATLNSALANKPADLVVTMHVCRGNFASSWVYSGGYEKIAESLFSVTVDGFFLEYDNERSGDFAPLRHITRPDLQIVLGLVTSKEATLEDKSQIKDRIKEATEYVPLENLCLSPQCGFASTEEGNKISEEDQWAKLRHVVEISEEVWGK comes from the coding sequence ATGACCAATTTAACCGAAGAAAAAAATTTAGTTCGAACTATTCCACCTTTTAGAGCCGACCACGTTGGAAGCTTTTTACGTCCACAACGTTTAAAAGAAGCTCGTAAAGCTTTTAGCAATCAAGAAATCACCCAAACAGAACTACGAGCAATTGAAAATGCTGAGATTATTCAGTTAGTAGAGCAACAGAAAGCCACGGGAATTCAATCGATTACTGATGGTGAGCTTAGAAGAAGTTGGTGGCATATTGACTTTTTAGAGCAGCTAACCGGGATTGAAGGATACGAATCAGAGACAAGCTATGATTTTAATGGCGTCAAAGTCCGTCCTTATAACATTCGAGTAGTTGGGAAAGTTGATTTTAATCCAAATCATTCATTTTTAGAAGATTTTAAATTTTTAAAAGAAGCTGTTGGATCAGAGGGGACAGCGAAACAAACCATTCCTAGTCCAAATATGTTGATCCATGATGGAATTCGTAATGAATCCATTTATCCTAATATCGACGATTATTTTTCTGATTTGGCAAAAACGTATCAAAAAGCCATTCAAGCATTTTACGATGTTGGTTGCCGTTACTTGCAAATTGATGATACTCATTGGGCTCTCTTAGCTGCTGAAAATAAAAAAGAGCTATTTGAAAAAAATGGGGTTGATCCAATTGAATTAGCCAAAAGATGTGCAGCGACATTAAATAGTGCATTAGCCAATAAACCTGCTGACTTGGTAGTGACAATGCATGTCTGTCGTGGGAATTTTGCGTCATCTTGGGTCTATTCTGGTGGTTATGAAAAAATTGCTGAATCCTTATTCAGTGTTACTGTTGATGGCTTCTTTTTAGAGTATGATAATGAACGGTCAGGAGATTTTGCTCCATTGCGCCACATTACGCGTCCTGATTTACAAATTGTCTTGGGATTAGTTACTTCAAAAGAAGCGACTTTAGAGGATAAATCCCAGATTAAAGATAGAATTAAAGAAGCCACAGAATATGTGCCGCTTGAAAATCTGTGTCTAAGCCCACAGTGCGGTTTTGCTTCAACTGAAGAAGGAAATAAGATTAGTGAAGAAGATCAATGGGCTAAATTACGTCATGTTGTTGAAATTTCAGAAGAGGTATGGGGAAAATAA
- a CDS encoding DUF2000 domain-containing protein has translation MENKKCVLLIDETLPIGLIANTATVLGVSLGKELPSVVGVDTLDAVGEKHAGITALPFPILKSTSEDIKKLRQKATEMSPNLLIIDFTDVAQTALHYQYYIEKSKKTSTDDFNYLGLALYGDKKQINKLTGSLGLLR, from the coding sequence TTGGAAAATAAAAAATGTGTTTTATTAATTGATGAGACGTTACCTATCGGATTAATTGCCAATACTGCAACGGTTTTAGGTGTCTCATTGGGAAAAGAGCTCCCTTCAGTGGTAGGAGTAGATACACTAGACGCTGTTGGTGAAAAACATGCTGGAATTACAGCATTGCCCTTTCCAATTTTAAAAAGTACCAGTGAAGATATCAAAAAACTTCGTCAGAAAGCAACTGAAATGAGTCCGAATTTACTCATTATTGATTTTACAGATGTTGCTCAAACGGCATTACACTATCAATATTACATCGAAAAATCAAAAAAAACTTCTACCGATGATTTTAATTATTTAGGGTTAGCCTTGTATGGCGATAAGAAGCAAATAAATAAATTAACTGGTAGCTTGGGGTTACTTCGTTAA
- a CDS encoding helix-turn-helix domain-containing protein yields MDIENRKIIYDDDLDIEAYHFEGIIQAFPAHFHDYYVTGYTESGKRQLSVNQQDYRLETGDTLLLNPLDTHACETLENYQLNYRALNLKTEVLQKAVYEITGSYELPIFQHSIVKNEQLGELLRDVHIAIFQKKSSFEKEECFYFFIKQLLSASNLTLSPNQANEAPTSLEKMKHVLAFIKEHYAETIHLEDLSTIADLSKYHFLRNFTKSQNLTPFQYIQTVRIQAAIHLLKKGIPLVEVAGLTGFHDQSHFSNTFKKCIGLTPKQYQNIFKLS; encoded by the coding sequence ATGGATATTGAGAATCGAAAGATTATCTATGATGATGACTTAGATATTGAAGCGTATCATTTTGAAGGCATTATTCAAGCATTCCCAGCCCATTTTCATGACTATTACGTCACCGGTTATACTGAATCTGGTAAACGCCAGCTTTCAGTTAATCAACAAGATTATCGTTTAGAGACTGGCGATACTTTATTATTAAACCCACTAGATACTCATGCTTGTGAAACGCTTGAAAATTATCAACTGAATTATCGGGCGCTGAATCTAAAAACTGAGGTCTTGCAAAAAGCTGTTTATGAGATTACAGGCAGCTATGAATTGCCAATTTTTCAACATTCAATTGTAAAAAATGAACAACTAGGTGAACTACTTAGAGATGTTCATATCGCTATTTTCCAAAAAAAGAGCAGCTTTGAAAAAGAAGAGTGTTTTTATTTTTTTATTAAACAACTTCTTTCAGCATCAAACCTAACTCTTTCACCAAATCAAGCTAATGAAGCACCTACAAGTCTAGAAAAAATGAAGCATGTTCTCGCTTTTATCAAAGAGCATTACGCTGAAACCATCCATCTCGAAGATTTAAGCACCATTGCAGACTTGAGTAAGTATCATTTTTTACGTAATTTTACAAAGAGTCAAAACTTAACTCCTTTTCAATATATACAGACTGTTCGAATTCAGGCTGCTATTCATTTACTTAAAAAAGGGATTCCTTTGGTTGAAGTTGCAGGATTAACTGGTTTTCATGATCAAAGTCATTTTTCTAATACCTTTAAAAAGTGTATCGGATTAACACCTAAACAGTATCAAAATATCTTTAAACTTAGCTAA